A window of Tursiops truncatus isolate mTurTru1 chromosome 8, mTurTru1.mat.Y, whole genome shotgun sequence contains these coding sequences:
- the PHLDB1 gene encoding pleckstrin homology-like domain family B member 1 isoform X12, with protein MMLSSGSKEARKELWSPRTMDTINRNQVGPGSKTPAMVQKGPLDLIETGKGLKVQTDKPHLVSLGSGRLSTAITLLPLEEGRTVIGSAARDISLQGPGLAPEHCYIENLRGTLTLYPCGNACTIDGLLVRQPTRLTQGCMLCLGQSTFLRFNHPAEAKWMKSMIPAGGRAPGPTYSPGPAESQSLVNGNHTPQPATQGPSACGSHSSLVSSIEKDLQEIMDSLVLEEPGAAGKKPAATSPLSPMANGGRYLLSPPTSPGAMSVGSSYENTSPAFSPLSSPASSGSCASHSPSGQEPAPSMPPLVPARSSSYHLALQPSQSRPSGARPSESPRLGRKGGHERPPSPGLRGLRTDSPAATVLAVACRATESPRAGGQLPLVAIGLSEYQASGARGQPTSIPGSPKFQPPVPAPRNKIGTLQDRPPSPFRELPGTERVLTTSPSRQLVGRTFSDGSATRTLQPPESPRLGRRGLDSMRELPPLSPSLSRRALSPMPARTTPDPKLTREVAESPRPRRWAAHGASPEDFSVTLGARGRRTRSPSPTLGESLAPRKGSFSGRLSPAYSLGSLTGASPHQSPRAQRKLSSGDLRVPVTRERKNSITEISDNEDDLLEYHRRQRQERLREQEMERLERQRLETILNLCAEYSRADGGPEAGELPSIGEAAAALALAGRRPSRGLVGGTGASARSNEEPGGATQRLWETVERSDEENLKEECSSTESTQQEHEDAPSAKLQGEVLALEEERAQVLGRVGQLKVRVKELEQQLQESAREAEMERALLQGEREAERALLQKEQKALDQLQEKLVTLETGIQKERDKERAELAAGRRHLEARQALYAELQTQLDNCPESVREQLQEQLRRVSFTSPRPLPAPEGRPPGREERWAGTAWALQYLPDDREAEALETETKLFEDLEFQQLERESRVEEERELAGQGLLRSKAELLRSIAKRKERLAVLDSQAGQIRSQAVQESERLARDKNASLQLLQKEKEKLAMLERRYHSLTGGRAFPKTTSTLKEYVTLEQLKAMWGTSPVPAAPAPGLPPWAPASQDLVPTTCLLPALPSSSSFASIPPSAQMEKLLLPAVDLEQWYQELMAGLGTGPAAASPRSSPPPLPAKASRQLQVYRSKMDGEATSPLPRTRSGPLPSSSGSSSSSSQLSVATLGRSPSPKSTLLAQNGTSSLPRNLAATLQDIETKRQLALQQKVESLPAEPLPTDDPAGQQVIEEQRRRLAELKQKAAAEAQCQWDALHGAAPFPAGPSGFPQLLHHSILHHLPVSRERGEEGEHAYDTLSLESSDSMETSISTGGNSACSPDTMSSASGLDVGKTEEMEKMLKEAHAEKSRLMESREREMELRRQALEEERRRREQVERRLQGESTRRHQLVEKEVKMREKQFSQARPLTRYLPIRKEDFDLKTHIESSGHGVDTCLHVVLSSKVCRGYLVKMGGKIKSWKKRWFVFDRLKRTLSYYVDKHETKLKGVIYFQAIEEVYYDHLRSAAKSPNPALTFCVKTHDRLYYMVAPSAEAMRIWMDVIVTGAEGYTQFMN; from the exons GAGCTCTGGAGCCCCAGGACAATGGACACGATCAATAGGAACCAAGTGGGCCCTGGAAGCAAGACCCCAGCTATGGTGCAG AAAGGACCCTTGGACCTGATCGAAACAGGCAAAGGGCTGAAAGTGCAAACGGACAAACCCCATCTGGTGAGCCTGGGCAGTGGGCGGCTCAGCACGGCCATCACTCTTCTGCCGCTGGAGGAAG GGAGGACAGTGATTGGCTCTGCAGCCAGGGACATCTCACTGCAGGGTCCAGGCCTGGCTCCAGAGCACTGCTACATCGAGAACCTGCGGGGCACCCTCACCCTCTACCCCTGCGGCAATGCCTGCACTATTGATGGGCTCCTGGTCCGGCAGCCCACCCGACTCACTCAGG GCTGCATGTTGTGCCTGGGTCAGTCCACCTTCCTCCGCTTTAACCACCCGGCTGAAGCCAAGTGGATGAAGAGCATGATTCCGGCAGGGGGCCGGGCCCCTGGACCCACCTACAGTCCTGGCCCGG CAGAATCACAAAGCTTGGTGAACGGGAACCACACCCCACAGCCTGCAACCCAGGGACCCTCAGCCTGTGGCAGCCACAGTTCCCTGGTGAGCTCTATTGAGAAGGACCTGCAGGAGATCATGGACTCACTGGTGCTCGAGGAGCCTGGAGCTGCTGGCAAGAAGCCTGCCGCCACTTCCCCACTGTCACCGATGGCCAATGGTGGCCGCTACCTGCTGTCCCCCCCGACCAGCCCTGGCGCCATGTCCGTGGGCTCCAGCTATGAGAACACCTCTCCAGCCTTCTCTCCGCTCTCCTCACCAGCCAGCAGTGGGAGCTGTGCCAGCCACTCCCCCAGTGGGCAGGAGCCAGCCCCTTCCATGCCCCCCCTGGTGCCTGCCCGGTCCTCTAGCTACCATTTGGCCCTGCAGCCCTCACAGTCCCGACCCAGTGGTGCTCGCCCCTCTGAGAGCCCCCGGCTGGGCAGGAAGGGGGGTCACGAGAGGCCGCCCAGCCCTGGCCTCCGAGGTCTGCGGACAGACAGCCCTGCAGCCACTGTCTTGGCAGTGGCCTGCAGAGCCACCGAGAGCCCCCGGGCGGGGGGGCAGTTGCCCCTGGTGGCGATTGGCCTGAGTGAATACCAGGCTTCCGGTGCCCGTGGCCAACCCACCAGCATTCCTGGCAGCCCCAAATTCCAGCCACCAGTCCCTGCTCCTCGAAACAAGATTGGCACGCTCCAGGACCGCCCTCCCAGCCCTTTCCGGGAGCTGCCGGGCACTGAGCGGGTGTTGACAACCAGCCCCTCACGCCAGCTGGTGGGCCGAACATTTTCCGATGGGTCCGCTACCCGCACGCTGCAACCTCCCGAGAGCCCCCGCCTAGGCCGGCGGGGCCTGGACAGTATGAGAGAACTGCCTCCCTTGAGTCCATCTCTGTCCCGAAGGGCTCTCTCCCCCATGCCCGCTCGGACCACCCCAGATCCCAAACTAACCAGGGAAGTGGCAGAGAGTCCCCGACCCCGGCGCTGGGCAGCCCATGGGGCTTCACCAGAGGACTTCTCTGTGACGCTGGGGGCGCGGGGCCGTAGGACACGGAGCCCCTCACCCACACTAGGGGAGTCCCTGGCACCCCGCAAGGGCAGCTTCAGTGGCAGGCTGAGCCCGGCTTATAGTCTGGGCTCGTTGACTGGGGCTTCACCCCACCAGAGCCCCCGTGCCCAGAGGAAGCTCTCCAGCGGGGACTTGCGGGTGCCTGTCACTCGGGAGCGGAAAAATAGCATCACAGAGATCAGTGACAACGAGGATGACCTCCTGGAGTACCACCGGCGGCAGCGCCAAGAGCGGCTTCGGGAGCAGGAGATGGAGAGGCTG GAACGACAGCGCCTGGAGACCATCCTGAATTTATGCGCCGAGTACAGCCGGGCCGACGGGGGACCTGAGGCCGGGGAGCTGCCCAGCATCGGGGAGGCCGCCGCAGCCTTGGCTCTGGCCGGCCGGAGGCCCTCACGAGGCCTTGTGGGGGGCACTGGGGCCTCTGCGCGGAGCAACGAGGAGCCTGGAGGTGCCACCCAACGCCTGTGGGAGACTGTGGAGCGCTCGGATGAGGAGAATCTCAAGGAGGAGTGCAGTAGCACGGAGAGCACCCAGCAGGAG cacgAAGATGCACCCAGTGCCAAGCTCCAGGGAGAGGTGCTGGCCCTGGAAGAGGAGCGGGCTCAGGTGCTGGGGCGAGTGGGGCAGCTGAAAGTCCGGGTGAAGGAGTTGGAGCAGCAGCTGCAGGAGTCGGCCCGAGAG GCTGAAATGGAGCGGGCACTGctgcagggggagagggaagcagagcgCGCGCTGCTGCAGAAGGAGCAGAAGGCGCTGGACCAGCTGCAGGAGAAGCTGGTGACCTTGGAGACGGGCATCCAAAAGGAGAGGGACAAG GAGAGGGCGGAGCTGGCCGCGGGACGGAGGCACCTGGAGGCCCGCCAGGCGCTCTACGCCGAGCTCCAGACGCAGCTCGATAACTGCCCCGAGTCAGTGCGGGAACAGTTACAGGAGCAGCTGAGAAGGGTCAGTTTCaccagcccccgccccctccccgcccccgagGGCCGCCCGCCCGGAAGAGAGGAGCGGTGGGCCGGGACCGCCTGGGCCCTGCAGTACCTGCCGGACGACAGG GAGGCAGAAGCCCTGGAGACTGAGACAAAGCTCTTTGAAGACTTGGAGTTCCAGCAGCTGGAGCGGGAGAGCCGCGTGGAGGAGGAGCGCGAGCTGGCTGGCCAAGGGCTGCTCCGGAGCAAGGCCGAGCTGCTCCGGAGCATCGCCAAGAGGAAG GAGCGCCTGGCGGTCCTGGACAGTCAGGCTGGGCAGATCCGGTCCCAGGCTGTGCAAGAGTCAGAACGCCTAGCCCGGGATAAGAATGCCTCCCTGCAGCTGCTGCAGAAG GAGAAGGAGAAACTGGCTATGTTGGAAAGAAGATACCACTCTCTCACAGGGGGCAGGGCTTTCCCGAAGACCACGTCGACCCTCAAAGAG TACGTGACGCTTGAGCAGCTAAAGGCCATGTGGGGCACCTCGCCTGTGCCCGCAGCACCCGCGCCAGGCCTGCCTCCCTGGGCCCCTGCCTCCCAGGACCTGGTTCCCACCACCTGCCTTCTTCCCGCGctgccctcttcctcctccttcgcTTCTATCCCGCCTTCAGCCCAG ATGGAGAAGCTGCTGCTCCCTGCTGTAGACTTAGAGCAGTGGTACCAGGAGCTGATGGCCGGGCTGGGGACCGGCCCCGCTGCAGCCTCCCCTCGTTCCTCCCCCCCGCCTCTGCCCGCCAAAGCTTCCCGTCAGCTGCAG GTTTACCGCTCCAAGATGGATGGTGAGGCCACTAGCCCCTTGCCCCGGACCCGCAGcggccccctcccctcttcctctggctcttcctcctcctcctcccagctcagcGTGGCTACCTTGGGCCGTAGCCCCTCCCCAAAG AGCACTCTACTCGCCCAGAATGGCACAAGCAGCCTTCCTCGCAACCTGGCAGCCACGCTGCAGGACATTGAGACCAAGCGCCAGCTGGCCCTCCAGCAGAAGG TCGAGTCGCTTCCTGCCGAGCCCCTCCCAACTGACGACCCAGCAG GGCAGCAGGTGATTGAGGAGCAGCGGCGGCGGTTGGCTGAGCTGAAGCAGAAGGCGGCGGCCGAGGCGCAGTGCCAGTGGGACGCCCTGCACGGGGCCGCGCCCTTCCCGGCCGGGCCCTCGGGCTTCCCGCAGCTCCTGCATCACTCCATCCTGCACCACCTGCCGGTGTCCAGGGAGCGAGGGGAGGAGGGCGAGCATGCCTACGACACGCTGAGCCTGGAGAGCTCAGACAGCATGGAGACCAGCATCTCTACGGGGGGCAACTCGGCCTGCTCCCCCGACACCATGTCCAG TGCCAGCGGCCTGGATGTGGGGAAGACGGAAGAAATGGAGAAGATGCTGAAAGAAGCCCATGCGGAGAAGAGCCGGCTCATGGAGTCGAGG GAGCGGGAGATGGAGCTGAGGCGGCAGGCCCTGGAGGAGGAGCGGAGGCGGCGGGAGCAGGTGGAACGGAGGCTGCAGGGCGAGAGCACCCGGAGGCATCAGCTCGTGGAGAAGGAGGTCAAGATGCGGGAGAAGCAGTTCTCGCAG GCACGACCCCTGACCCGCTACCTGCCGATCCGGAAGGAGGACTTTGACCTGAAGACCCACATTGAGTCCTCAGGCCACGGTGTGGATACCTGCCTGCATGTGGTGCTCAGCAGCAAG GTCTGCCGTGGCTACTTGGTCAAGATGGGTGGCAAGATTAAATCATGGAAGAAGCGCTGGTTTGTCTTCGATCGACTCAAGCGCACCCTTTCCTATTATGTGG ACAAGCATGAGACGAAGCTGAAAGGGGTCATCTATTTCCAGGCCATCGAGGAAGTGTACTATGACCACCTGCGCAGTGCAGCCAAG AGCCCAAACCCGGCCCTCACCTTCTGTGTGAAGACCCACGACCGGCTGTACTACATGGTGGCCCCGTCCGCAGAGGCCATGCGCATCTGGATGGATGTCATCGTCACCGGGGCGGAGGGCTACACCCAGTTCATGAACTGA